GGTTATTTTTTTTGTACAATGAGATGGAAAGGTGGCGATGATGATGACCTCTAATCCTCTTGTTGCGATATTGTTGGATATTTTCGTAGTCATTCCCACGTTGCTCTTAGCGTTCTATATTCTTTTTATGATTCCCGTTCTTTTTTTCGGATTATTAGATAAACTGTCCGATCATTCCAAACAATCCGGCCTAGACTCTGGCTTAACGGCGATAGGCGCCATACGACGGAGAAGATACTTAGAAGAACGTCATTCCGTGTGGCTATTTCTTGAGAAAATAGAGAATAAATATAAGTTTAAACGGATGACCTATGGAGATTTGACTAGCGGCTACCGAGATTTCGAAACTCCTGTGTTACTCTGGCGCATGGAAAACTTATTTGAACGTGGTGAAAAAGCCATACGAGACTTACACAACGATGCTGTATTTTCTTACTATCCTAGTAATTACATCGGTAGAATCAAAAATGTACTGACTGATGAAGACTATCAAGAACTGGGCAAAACTACGCATCGCTTGTATCGCGTATACAGATGGTGGTGTGCAGAAGATCGTAATCAGCCTATATACACCAAAAGATACATTAGCATCTTAAAAAACATCGATAACAAGGGTCGCCATTACAGGAAGTTAAAAAAACAATTAGCCGATAGAAAGACCTATTTCGAAAACATTGACTGCACAGAATACGAATCAAATCGTTTCACGCGTCTACTCCATTATGCTGATGATCCGTTTTTTAACGAAAAACAAGACTACTCATTGAAAAAGATTACGAAAAAAGATGTAGAAAACTACCATGTCGAGCAAGCAATTGGAAAGGTGGAGTACTAATTGGGAACTATGCAGCTCAATCGAAAGTTAGAGCAAGCGAAAACGGAGTATTTTCAGATGCGTGGATTGCTTGAAGAAGAGATTATGCGTGTCCTCTACGCATACTCAGAAAGTGCTTTTGGCATCACATTTTCAGATATCATCCGCAAGCTGGTATACCACTGGGAGAAGGGAGAAGATGATCAAGAACGATATATCGAAGGTAAAAATAACAATAATCAATATACAGAAAATAATCTATTCCTCTTTTTTACTTTCCGCCAAAAAGTGAAAAATTTTCGCCCCGAAATATACGACCCAACCGCCTATACTTTTTGGGATCTCATGCATGAATTTGGTGATGTGGTGGTGTACACCTACAAAATCCGCAACGCCGAGGCAGATCATCTAACGAAAATGATCATCGCGTTAAGGGAGAAATACCTAGTGTATGCGCCACTTGCGCGAAAACAGGTAGAACTAGAGGGGAAAAAGAAAGTGTAGTTGTTTATAAAGATGGGATGAGCATAACGCTCTATATCGAAATTTGGTGCAAATGTGTTCGTATTCAATCAATGATCTGATATATGACAAATACGGAGTTCCAATCGATGCATGATAAAAAATGAGCAAAGCATCGGGCTAAGCCTACTTACAATACATCATTTTATAATAATATTACCAATCTAGTATGCCCATCCTGTTGAATCAATACCATACACATTGCACCTCTGAACCATACATACCTTTATCGTAACTCTATTTCCGTGTCAGTGTTGTTGGCATCTCTCTCCTTTTGCAAGATATGTAGCTACTGTGTTACGAGATAAACCCAATTTATCCTTAATTGTCGTTGAGAAAACCCTTTTCGTTCGTGCATTCATTTGATAGGATGATAGTGAATCATATTAATCATTTTGTTTTATCCTTCCTTCACTAAGGTAACGTCACCATAAGTATTGAAATAGGCTCGTACATTTGAAAATCATAAAACTCGCATTTAATCTAATTACACGCTCGTAAATCGGCCTAAAATGGGATTACTAAAAATAATTGAACAAAACACCTTAACAAATGCAAACTTCGCCATCTACAGTCGTCTCCTACATAGTTCTTCTTTGTATCTTGCACTTTGACAGAAGTTCAATTTAGCCCGTATAGTGTCGTTCATCAGTTTCCACATTTAAAAGCAGGCTCGATCTATGAAATAGGATGCTTCGGTTAAAAAAGATTTCGATACCGCTCTCTACTACTTATAATGTGTCTTTATTCGTTTTGTGTTTACATTAGGGAAAGACCGTTCCAAAAACGTTGCATGAGAAAATTATCGAAATCGGAGTAGGGGAGAATCGTCTAATGAAGTCCAAAGTCCATGTAGGAATAACCTCCCTAATCAGTTTTGCAACTATATTTGGTATATCAGCATGCGGAACTATGCCAGGCAATAAGAGCATTAATTCAACTACCAATACGCATAGAAACAACCCAGCATCAATAACAGCAGATCGTGGATACCTATACAATAGTTCCAAAACCATTATGTATTTACAATGGGCGTCTGATAAAAGTGGCAATATTACGGGACAGTTTGAAGAAGTCGACATTTCGCCTAACTCATTCACTGTCCACGTCATTACAGCTACTATCGAAGGTACCATTTCTGGTTCAAATGTAAGTATCGAACTCAGTACTGACCTTGTTGATTCGGGAAATAACATGCTTACCGGTAACTTGTCGGGACAAAACTTGACGTTGAACTTTCCAAATAGTGACGGAATGCTTCAACCACTTACCTTCAAATCTGCTTCCGTCAATCAATATAATACTGACGTACAAAATTTTAGGACGTCAGTATCAGAACAGCAAGAACATGTTGAACAGCAACAAGCCGCATCACAATTGTTAAAGACACTTGTAAAATTACAGACCAACGTTCAGCAATACCATGATGCCTCATCAAACCCGAAGCATTATTATCCAACGTTTTTTGCTTATGGGAATACTAGCGGAAAAATATCAAATTTGAATCAACCAACCAGTTCCTATGCAGCTGAAATTGATCTTAATGCCGTTGATGACAAACAACACACGTTCGGTCAAGATGGATTTTGGGATACTGGCAACGCTTCTTGGGCAACGATCATTCCTAATGACGGTGAATATTTTGGCGTTACGTCCGGTGGAATTGTTTTTGCTACGTCTACACAGCCTGACACGCAACCAGATGATGCTACACAGGGATTGAATAACGGTAACAGCGGCAACGGTGGGTGGGCCAATAACAACATTCAGGTTTACGCCCTTAGCTATGAGGATAGCCTGAAGATAGTATCCTTGTCCAGTTTGGAATTACAGAATATGACCGTAACCTCGGGATCAAATTCACCATCGTCTAAAGCCAAGAATAATTCATTATCAAGCACACAAAGCGCTTCTTCTTCATTCCCGAATGTTACTAACGCGAGTCCGACATTACAATCACAAATAAACCTTATTTTATCAAAGGGGTATGTTCCTGCATCATCACCTAATGCGGCCGTTTCCGATGGCCATGGAAATACCCTTTACGCTTGGAATGGAGTTATGCCTGGCGATGGTTCTGTTCAATGGGTATTTTTCTTTGATGGTTCGAAATATATAGGAACAGATACCGCTAAACCAGATACATACATTAATTCAATTGAACCGGCTGGAACTGGAGAAATAAAAGTTACATATGCCGTATATACGGCTAATGATTCAATAGCTGATCCAACGGGTACTCCTTTCAGTGTCACATATCAGTGGAATGGCACAAGGCTTGTTGCCTTAGAACCTATGCAAACACAGTGGAAGAATTAAGATGAACTGAATATAGCATTTATAATGAGCGTTTTGGAGAGTCGACCACGCCTTATGACATCTCCAAAATTGACTTTGAACGCTTACGTAAGGAATTTGAACGAAGTTCTGGTGAATACAACTTTACAGAATTTGAAGAGTGTGATCGAACAACGTCTTCGTCACTTACTCATGCAGAATCCGTTACAGACAGATTTTCAAAAACATTACGAGGAAATCGTTGACCAGTATAACCGCGAAAGGATCGGCAGAAGATAGAAAAAATTTTCGAAACGTTGCTGAAATTTATTTGAGGTTTAAAGGAAGAGGCCCTGGCTATATTCGATCTTCTTAAGAAACCTGACTTATCGGCTAAGGACGTAAAACAAGTCAAGCAGGTCGCAGTGGAGCTTCTTAGGATTTTGAAGAAAGAGAAGCTGAAAATTGATCATTGGCGTGAGAAGGAATCGACCCGCGATGCAGTGTGGGTAGCGATTAAGGATTTTCTTTATAGTGGTTCAACAGGTCTACCCGTGGACAGTTTCACAGACGAGAATGTAAATGCAAAGACTGACTTAGTGTTTCGGCATGTGTTTTGGGCTTATTCCACTGTGCCATCACTGGTGTATAAAGATGCTTAGATGTTTATAGACCGATACGCTTATTGATATTTGATCACGACTTTTAATTGAGGTTGGTGAGAGTCTTTTGAGGAAAGGTCTCATGATAGGATGGATGG
The sequence above is drawn from the Sulfoacidibacillus ferrooxidans genome and encodes:
- a CDS encoding LppP/LprE family lipoprotein gives rise to the protein MPGNKSINSTTNTHRNNPASITADRGYLYNSSKTIMYLQWASDKSGNITGQFEEVDISPNSFTVHVITATIEGTISGSNVSIELSTDLVDSGNNMLTGNLSGQNLTLNFPNSDGMLQPLTFKSASVNQYNTDVQNFRTSVSEQQEHVEQQQAASQLLKTLVKLQTNVQQYHDASSNPKHYYPTFFAYGNTSGKISNLNQPTSSYAAEIDLNAVDDKQHTFGQDGFWDTGNASWATIIPNDGEYFGVTSGGIVFATSTQPDTQPDDATQGLNNGNSGNGGWANNNIQVYALSYEDSLKIVSLSSLELQNMTVTSGSNSPSSKAKNNSLSSTQSASSSFPNVTNASPTLQSQINLILSKGYVPASSPNAAVSDGHGNTLYAWNGVMPGDGSVQWVFFFDGSKYIGTDTAKPDTYINSIEPAGTGEIKVTYAVYTANDSIADPTGTPFSVTYQWNGTRLVALEPMQTQWKN